Proteins from a single region of Dysosmobacter acutus:
- a CDS encoding ferritin family protein gives MDQYDYRQYDRIWERVAPTLNPYPAARTQNSAAAAPMTVQEEETLPGAQQDPCCMGSAAAESIEVLKGFIEEELADRRYYLAFARQAPNPSAARTLREIAADEAGHAKRLLAVYYLITGECFRPAFGSERISIGPWCAALRGRYHEEACGGFNYIRAAEGTTDPCLNKLLTQLSEDEYRHADRMLALLERAL, from the coding sequence ATGGATCAATATGATTACCGGCAATACGACCGCATCTGGGAGCGGGTGGCCCCTACCCTGAACCCCTATCCTGCCGCCCGGACGCAAAACAGCGCCGCCGCGGCGCCCATGACCGTACAAGAGGAGGAGACCCTGCCCGGGGCCCAGCAGGACCCCTGCTGTATGGGATCGGCGGCGGCGGAGTCGATAGAGGTGCTCAAGGGGTTCATCGAGGAGGAGCTGGCAGACCGGCGGTATTACCTTGCCTTCGCGCGCCAGGCGCCCAACCCGTCGGCTGCCCGCACACTGCGGGAAATTGCCGCGGATGAGGCGGGCCATGCAAAACGGCTGCTGGCCGTGTACTACCTGATCACCGGGGAATGCTTCCGGCCCGCCTTTGGCAGCGAGCGGATCAGCATCGGCCCCTGGTGCGCCGCACTGCGGGGGCGCTACCACGAGGAGGCCTGCGGAGGCTTCAATTACATACGGGCGGCGGAGGGAACCACCGATCCCTGCCTGAATAAGCTCCTGACGCAGCTTTCGGAGGATGAATACCGCCACGCGGACAGAATGCTTGCCCTGTTGGAGCGGGCTCTGTAG
- a CDS encoding GNAT family N-acetyltransferase, whose translation MIRAGREADIGPIEKIYHRILERQEAGLASVGWIRGVYPTAQTAREALAAGELFVLEEDGAVAAAARINQRQVPEYKNARWRYADAPEEQIMVLHTLVVDPERSGMGYGTEFVRFYERYALQHSCPYLRMDTNAVNAAARRLYRGLGYWEADIVPCVFNGIPDVQLVCLEKRIGQ comes from the coding sequence ATGATACGAGCGGGAAGAGAGGCAGACATCGGCCCCATTGAAAAAATCTATCACCGGATTCTGGAGCGGCAGGAGGCCGGACTTGCGTCGGTGGGCTGGATTCGGGGCGTTTACCCCACCGCGCAGACGGCCCGGGAGGCCCTTGCGGCGGGAGAACTCTTTGTGCTGGAGGAGGACGGAGCCGTGGCCGCCGCCGCGCGGATCAACCAAAGGCAGGTCCCGGAGTATAAAAATGCCAGATGGCGGTATGCCGACGCGCCGGAGGAGCAGATCATGGTTCTGCACACGCTGGTAGTGGACCCGGAGCGGTCGGGGATGGGGTATGGGACGGAGTTCGTCCGGTTCTATGAGCGCTATGCCCTCCAGCACAGCTGTCCCTATCTCCGCATGGACACCAACGCGGTGAACGCCGCGGCCCGCAGGCTGTACCGCGGCCTGGGCTATTGGGAGGCGGACATCGTGCCCTGCGTATTCAACGGCATTCCGGATGTACAGCTTGTGTGTCTGGAAAAGCGGATCGGGCAGTAG
- a CDS encoding DUF1284 domain-containing protein — protein sequence MSNELRPHHALCLRFFEGKGYSKGFTAHMAQVHGELTEDALVYLTAGEDVICAFCPNSGTGCPDAARYDRTVLELCGLSPGETLTWGRFSKLVRRRILAEGKLSQVCGDCQWAHVCGSKQI from the coding sequence ATGTCAAATGAGCTGCGGCCCCACCACGCCCTGTGCCTCCGGTTTTTTGAGGGGAAGGGGTACAGCAAGGGGTTTACCGCCCACATGGCCCAAGTCCATGGGGAACTGACGGAGGATGCGTTGGTATACCTCACCGCGGGGGAGGATGTGATCTGCGCCTTCTGTCCCAACAGCGGCACCGGCTGTCCCGACGCCGCCCGGTACGACCGGACGGTACTGGAGCTGTGCGGATTGTCACCGGGTGAGACGCTGACTTGGGGCCGGTTTTCCAAGCTGGTCCGCCGCAGGATTTTGGCGGAGGGAAAGCTGAGCCAGGTCTGCGGCGACTGCCAGTGGGCACATGTATGCGGGTCAAAACAGATATGA
- a CDS encoding alpha/beta hydrolase gives MTKREFTYPSRNGTAQIHAVEWLPEGEITGVLQISHGVAEYIERYEPFVRFLTEGGIAVAGNDHLGHGLSVEPGGPRLYFGPKGSWQSVVDDLYTLYGMEKKRFPGLPYFLLGHSMGSFLARTYLIRYPGTVDGAIVMGTGQMVPPMVAAGRAVAAAEGRRVGWDKMSPVVEKLAFGAYNKVFAPNRTEYDWLSVNEENVDAYIADELCGGNATVGLFREMLGGIRFITDRDNLRRMNMNTPILFLSGEKDPVGECGRGVRRAYESFRRAGVRQVELKLYPGLRHEILNESCREDVYGDILRWLKNNIDKIRMG, from the coding sequence ATGACAAAACGTGAATTCACCTACCCCTCCCGGAATGGGACCGCCCAAATCCACGCGGTGGAGTGGCTGCCCGAGGGAGAGATCACCGGCGTGCTGCAGATTTCCCACGGCGTGGCGGAGTATATCGAACGGTATGAGCCCTTTGTCCGGTTTTTGACGGAGGGGGGGATCGCGGTGGCGGGCAACGACCACCTGGGCCACGGGCTTTCCGTGGAACCGGGCGGACCCCGGCTGTACTTTGGGCCAAAGGGCAGCTGGCAGAGCGTGGTGGACGACCTCTACACCCTCTACGGGATGGAGAAAAAGCGCTTTCCGGGCCTGCCCTACTTTCTCTTGGGACACTCCATGGGCTCTTTTCTGGCCCGCACCTACCTGATCCGATACCCCGGGACCGTGGATGGGGCCATTGTGATGGGCACCGGCCAGATGGTGCCGCCCATGGTGGCCGCGGGACGTGCCGTTGCCGCCGCGGAAGGGCGCCGGGTGGGCTGGGACAAGATGAGCCCTGTGGTGGAAAAACTGGCTTTCGGCGCCTACAACAAGGTTTTTGCGCCCAACCGGACGGAGTATGACTGGCTCTCCGTGAACGAGGAGAACGTGGACGCCTACATCGCCGATGAGCTTTGCGGCGGCAACGCCACCGTGGGACTGTTCCGGGAGATGCTGGGCGGCATCCGCTTCATCACCGACCGGGACAACCTGAGGCGGATGAACATGAATACCCCCATTTTGTTTCTCTCCGGAGAGAAGGACCCGGTGGGGGAGTGCGGCAGGGGAGTGCGCCGGGCCTATGAGAGCTTTCGCCGCGCGGGGGTGCGTCAGGTGGAGCTGAAGCTCTATCCGGGGCTGCGCCACGAGATTCTCAATGAATCCTGCCGGGAGGACGTTTACGGGGACATCCTCCGGTGGCTGAAGAACAACATAGACAAAATAAGGATGGGATAG
- a CDS encoding SufB/SufD family protein, which yields MMESQVDRSLLEKIADLIGKPVGAFNIRKDSGCDGRQSTEHIQITGKEDKPGIDIRIKAGTVGETCHIPVIITKPGIEEMVYNDFYIGENCDVEIVAGCGIHNCGAETSRHDGIHTFYVGKNSRVHYTEKHYGDGDGTGGRIMNPQTVVYLEEGASIRMDTTQIRGIDSTKRDTKIVCGKGAEAVITERLLTHGDQVAESDMEIVLDGEDAKGRVISRSVAQDRSSQVFYPRMVGNAQCFGHVQCDSIIMGNAKIRSIPAITANCTEAQLIHEAAIGKIAGDQLLKLETLGLTEEEAEDCILKGFLA from the coding sequence ATGATGGAGAGCCAGGTGGACCGCAGCCTGCTGGAGAAGATCGCGGATCTGATCGGCAAGCCGGTGGGCGCGTTCAACATCCGCAAAGACTCCGGCTGCGACGGCCGGCAGAGCACCGAGCATATCCAGATCACCGGCAAGGAGGACAAGCCCGGCATTGACATCCGCATCAAGGCCGGCACCGTGGGCGAGACCTGCCACATTCCCGTCATCATCACCAAGCCCGGTATTGAGGAGATGGTGTACAACGACTTCTACATCGGTGAAAACTGTGATGTGGAGATTGTGGCCGGCTGCGGAATTCACAACTGCGGCGCGGAGACCTCCCGCCATGACGGAATTCACACCTTCTATGTGGGCAAGAACTCCAGGGTGCACTATACGGAAAAGCACTACGGTGACGGGGACGGCACCGGCGGGCGCATCATGAACCCCCAGACCGTGGTCTATTTGGAGGAGGGTGCCTCCATCCGGATGGATACCACCCAGATCCGTGGCATCGACTCCACCAAGCGGGACACAAAGATCGTCTGCGGCAAGGGCGCCGAGGCCGTCATCACCGAGCGGCTGCTGACCCACGGCGACCAAGTGGCCGAATCGGATATGGAGATCGTCCTGGACGGCGAGGATGCCAAGGGCCGGGTGATCTCCCGCTCCGTGGCCCAGGACCGCTCCAGCCAGGTCTTCTATCCCCGGATGGTGGGCAACGCCCAGTGCTTCGGCCACGTTCAGTGCGACTCCATCATCATGGGGAACGCCAAAATCCGCTCCATCCCGGCCATCACCGCCAACTGCACCGAGGCCCAGCTGATTCACGAGGCGGCCATCGGCAAGATTGCCGGCGACCAGCTTTTGAAGCTGGAGACCCTTGGCCTCACCGAGGAGGAGGCGGAGGACTGCATCCTGAAGGGTTTTTTGGCCTGA
- a CDS encoding uracil-DNA glycosylase, whose amino-acid sequence MDNWNDLKKECLACQACALSAGRSHVVFGDGSESAEVLLVGEGPGANEDEQGLPFVGKAGKLLDDMLAMIHLDRTKVYITNTVKCRPPENRDPMNVEQAACLGWLRRQTALLRPKIVVCLGRIAAAELIKPDFKITREHGQWFEKNGVYLTALYHPSALLRDPSKRPDTFEDLKAIQAKIRQVCQRTAV is encoded by the coding sequence ATGGACAATTGGAATGATTTGAAAAAGGAATGCCTCGCCTGTCAGGCCTGCGCCCTGTCCGCCGGCCGCAGTCACGTGGTATTCGGCGACGGCAGCGAGAGCGCGGAAGTCCTTTTGGTGGGTGAGGGACCAGGCGCCAACGAAGATGAGCAGGGCCTGCCCTTTGTGGGCAAGGCCGGCAAGCTGTTGGACGACATGCTGGCCATGATCCACCTGGACCGCACCAAGGTCTACATCACCAACACCGTCAAGTGTCGCCCGCCGGAGAACCGGGACCCCATGAATGTGGAGCAGGCCGCGTGCCTTGGCTGGCTGCGCCGCCAGACCGCCCTGCTCAGGCCGAAGATCGTGGTCTGCCTGGGGCGCATCGCCGCAGCGGAACTCATCAAGCCGGATTTTAAGATCACCCGGGAACACGGCCAGTGGTTTGAGAAAAACGGCGTGTATCTGACCGCCCTCTACCATCCCTCCGCGCTGCTGCGGGACCCGTCTAAGCGGCCCGACACCTTTGAGGACCTGAAGGCGATTCAGGCAAAAATTCGTCAGGTCTGCCAGCGGACGGCGGTGTAA
- a CDS encoding ABC transporter ATP-binding protein has translation MLELNHICYSVHDQDGELGILKDISLTIEDHRLVVFTGPNGGGKTTLAKVIMGLVQPTSGQILWNGTDITALGITERARLGISYGFQQPPRFKGLTVRKLLTLASGNEKLPKELCCQFLTKVGLCANDYLDREVDVSLSGGEVKRIEIATILARDAELMIFDEPEAGIDLWSFSRLTETFEQIHSAGTATMVIISHQERIISLADEVIVVGDGSISHRGSAQEILPKILTSTIGSCPVLTKEGAR, from the coding sequence ATGCTGGAACTGAACCATATCTGTTACTCCGTCCACGATCAGGATGGGGAACTTGGAATTTTAAAAGACATCTCCCTGACCATTGAGGACCACCGCCTGGTGGTGTTCACCGGACCCAACGGCGGCGGAAAGACCACCCTTGCCAAAGTCATCATGGGTCTGGTACAGCCCACCTCCGGCCAGATTCTCTGGAACGGGACCGACATCACAGCCCTGGGCATTACCGAGCGGGCGCGACTGGGCATCAGCTACGGCTTTCAGCAGCCGCCCCGGTTTAAGGGGCTGACGGTCCGCAAGCTGCTGACCCTGGCCTCCGGCAACGAGAAGCTGCCCAAGGAGCTCTGCTGTCAGTTTTTGACCAAGGTGGGTCTGTGCGCCAACGACTATCTGGACCGGGAGGTGGATGTGTCCCTCTCCGGCGGCGAGGTCAAGCGCATTGAAATCGCCACCATTCTGGCCCGGGACGCGGAGCTGATGATCTTCGACGAGCCGGAAGCGGGCATCGACCTTTGGAGCTTCTCCCGCCTGACGGAGACGTTTGAGCAGATTCACAGTGCCGGAACCGCCACCATGGTCATCATCTCCCATCAGGAGCGGATCATCTCCCTTGCCGACGAGGTCATCGTGGTGGGCGATGGCTCCATCTCCCACCGGGGCAGCGCCCAGGAGATTCTTCCCAAGATTTTGACCAGTACCATCGGGTCCTGCCCGGTGTTGACGAAAGAAGGTGCGCGCTGA
- the epsC gene encoding serine O-acetyltransferase EpsC yields MNRLNELLSAYQRRDPAARSKIEIFLLYPGVKAVLYHRLAHYLYVRRRFFLARWVSQRSRKKTGIEIHPGARIGRRLVIDHGMGIVIGETTEIGDDVLLYQCVTLGGTGKDKGKRHPTIGNNVMIGSGAKVLGPFKVGDNARIAANAVVLDEVPPDCTAVGVPAQIARGRGEPVRFTDEVDQIHVDNPVHQELCALTARIEELEQELKNSKERTA; encoded by the coding sequence TTGAATCGTCTCAATGAATTATTGTCCGCTTATCAGCGCCGGGACCCCGCGGCCCGGAGCAAGATAGAGATTTTTTTGCTCTACCCCGGCGTAAAAGCCGTCTTATACCACCGCCTGGCCCACTATCTCTATGTGCGCCGCCGTTTTTTCCTGGCCCGCTGGGTCTCTCAGCGGAGCCGCAAGAAGACCGGCATTGAAATCCATCCCGGCGCCCGGATCGGCCGCCGCCTTGTCATTGACCATGGCATGGGCATCGTCATCGGCGAGACCACGGAAATCGGCGACGATGTGCTGCTCTATCAGTGCGTAACCCTGGGCGGCACGGGAAAGGATAAGGGAAAACGCCATCCCACCATCGGCAACAATGTGATGATCGGCTCCGGCGCCAAGGTGTTAGGCCCCTTCAAGGTGGGCGACAACGCCCGCATCGCCGCCAACGCCGTGGTCCTTGATGAGGTGCCGCCGGACTGCACCGCAGTGGGCGTACCCGCCCAGATCGCCCGTGGCCGTGGTGAACCCGTCCGCTTCACAGACGAAGTGGACCAGATCCATGTGGACAATCCGGTGCATCAGGAGCTGTGCGCCCTGACCGCCCGTATCGAAGAGCTGGAACAAGAACTGAAAAACTCAAAGGAAAGGACTGCCTGA
- a CDS encoding helix-turn-helix domain-containing protein yields MAEINEFVAENVKRLRKIQKMSLERTARESGVSKSMLGQIERGEANPSVATLGKIAGALKVSVEQLVESRESKEVLLAPEIERKPIRLDGGKVVQRPIFYFDERSRLESSHVDIFISGCFAPEPRVPGCTAYLTVLSGTAEVTVGGELCRLMEWDAIRFDADQPFQVENRSNATVRMHLLYQYRKL; encoded by the coding sequence ATGGCAGAGATCAACGAATTTGTGGCGGAAAATGTCAAGCGGCTGCGAAAGATACAGAAGATGAGTCTGGAGCGCACCGCCCGGGAGTCCGGCGTATCGAAAAGCATGCTGGGCCAGATCGAGCGAGGCGAGGCCAACCCTTCGGTGGCCACCCTGGGCAAGATCGCCGGTGCGCTGAAGGTCTCCGTGGAACAGTTGGTGGAGAGCCGGGAGAGCAAAGAGGTGCTGCTTGCGCCGGAGATAGAACGAAAGCCGATCCGGCTGGACGGCGGTAAGGTGGTCCAGCGGCCCATCTTCTACTTTGACGAGCGCTCCCGACTGGAGAGCAGCCACGTGGACATCTTCATCAGCGGGTGCTTTGCGCCGGAGCCCCGGGTGCCCGGCTGCACCGCCTATCTGACCGTGCTGTCCGGCACGGCCGAGGTGACGGTGGGCGGGGAGCTCTGCCGGCTGATGGAATGGGACGCCATCCGCTTTGACGCCGATCAACCCTTTCAGGTGGAAAACCGGAGCAACGCCACCGTACGCATGCATCTGCTGTACCAGTACCGGAAGCTCTGA
- a CDS encoding biotin transporter BioY, which yields MSAVAVEKPKWSTRDMAYIAVFAVLIAVCSWIAIPTTVPFTLQTFAVFASVGLLGGRRGTLAVLVYILLGAVGIPVFAGFSGGIGILMSTTGGYILGFLGSALLYWAITARFGTKTAVQAAAMVLGLAVCYASGTLWFMQVYARTSGPVGLTAALGWCVIPFIVPDLCKIALALWLSRRLGRHVK from the coding sequence ATGTCTGCTGTCGCTGTGGAAAAACCGAAGTGGAGTACCCGCGATATGGCCTATATCGCGGTGTTCGCCGTGCTGATTGCCGTCTGTTCCTGGATTGCCATTCCCACCACCGTGCCCTTTACCCTCCAGACCTTTGCCGTGTTTGCCTCGGTGGGGCTGTTGGGGGGCAGGCGGGGAACGCTGGCTGTGCTGGTGTACATCCTGTTGGGCGCTGTGGGAATCCCGGTGTTCGCGGGCTTCAGCGGGGGAATTGGAATTCTGATGAGCACCACCGGCGGATACATCCTTGGCTTTTTAGGTTCCGCGCTGCTCTATTGGGCCATCACCGCCCGGTTCGGTACAAAGACGGCTGTCCAGGCCGCCGCCATGGTGCTGGGCCTTGCGGTCTGCTATGCCTCTGGCACGCTTTGGTTTATGCAGGTCTACGCCAGAACCTCCGGGCCGGTGGGGCTGACGGCCGCCCTGGGCTGGTGCGTGATCCCCTTCATTGTGCCGGACCTGTGCAAGATCGCGCTGGCTCTGTGGCTGAGCCGCCGGCTGGGCCGCCATGTCAAATGA
- a CDS encoding helix-turn-helix domain-containing protein — translation MTYDTKLIGSRLKQARKAKHYTQDYVSAQANIGEKFLSQIERGKAGLSVQTLLSLCEILEVSPNSILLAQSDLSDSRLEELMGQLTPRQRQDAEAILTVFVRNCLEKEK, via the coding sequence ATGACCTATGATACAAAGCTGATCGGCAGCAGGCTGAAGCAGGCGCGAAAGGCAAAGCACTACACCCAGGACTATGTATCCGCCCAGGCCAACATCGGGGAGAAATTCCTCAGCCAGATTGAACGAGGAAAAGCCGGACTGTCTGTGCAGACACTGCTGTCGCTGTGTGAGATTCTGGAAGTAAGTCCCAATTCCATCCTGCTGGCGCAGAGCGATCTGTCAGATTCCCGGCTGGAGGAGTTGATGGGCCAGCTGACGCCCCGGCAGCGTCAGGACGCGGAGGCCATTTTAACGGTATTTGTGCGCAACTGTCTGGAAAAGGAAAAATAA
- a CDS encoding glycerate kinase: MKQFLLVPDSFKGSLSSIQICRLVEEELRSCVPDARVVSIPVADGGEGSVEAFLSALGGRRVEAPCHGPYMEERTGFYGLLPDGTAVVEMAAAAGLPLTGGRLHPDQTTTFGVGELIASALDRGAGRLILALGGSATNDGGCGAAAALGVRFLDAAGKEYLPTGGTLHRLTHIDVSGLLPRLRTMDVVAMCDIDNTLCGPAGASFVFGPQKGATPEIAERLDAGLLHFSQVVRRDLGVDVLHLPGGGAAGGMGAGAVALLGGRLQMGIETVLDAVHFDELLRQADLVITGEGRLDRQSLRGKVVLGVARRARAAGVPVAALVGSAAGDVDEAYDQGVTGIFPIHRQPMALEEAMAHSEEGLRLTTRNLLHFIAGLERRGPKYPA, from the coding sequence ATGAAACAGTTCCTTCTGGTCCCTGATTCCTTCAAAGGCTCCCTGTCTTCCATCCAGATCTGCCGTCTGGTGGAGGAGGAGCTCCGCTCCTGCGTCCCGGACGCCCGGGTGGTCAGCATCCCTGTGGCCGACGGCGGCGAGGGCAGTGTGGAGGCCTTTTTGTCCGCTTTGGGCGGCCGGCGGGTGGAAGCGCCCTGCCACGGGCCCTACATGGAGGAGCGGACCGGATTCTATGGTCTGCTGCCGGACGGCACCGCCGTGGTGGAGATGGCCGCGGCCGCGGGGCTTCCCCTGACAGGCGGACGCCTTCACCCGGACCAGACCACCACCTTTGGTGTGGGAGAGCTGATCGCGTCGGCCCTGGATCGGGGCGCCGGACGGCTGATCCTGGCCCTGGGCGGCAGCGCCACCAACGACGGCGGCTGCGGCGCCGCCGCCGCGTTGGGCGTTCGCTTTTTGGACGCCGCCGGGAAGGAGTATCTTCCCACCGGCGGCACACTGCACCGCCTGACCCACATCGACGTCAGCGGCCTCCTTCCCCGGCTGCGAACCATGGATGTGGTGGCCATGTGCGACATCGACAACACGCTCTGCGGCCCCGCCGGGGCAAGTTTCGTCTTCGGCCCGCAAAAAGGCGCGACTCCAGAGATCGCGGAGCGGCTGGACGCGGGGCTGCTCCATTTTTCACAGGTGGTCCGCCGGGATCTGGGTGTGGATGTGCTCCATCTGCCCGGAGGCGGTGCCGCCGGAGGCATGGGGGCGGGCGCGGTGGCCCTCCTTGGGGGCCGCCTGCAGATGGGCATTGAAACTGTTCTGGATGCGGTGCATTTTGATGAGCTGCTCCGGCAGGCGGACCTGGTCATCACCGGCGAGGGGCGGCTGGACCGCCAGAGTCTGCGGGGCAAGGTGGTCCTTGGCGTGGCCCGGCGGGCCAGGGCAGCCGGGGTGCCGGTGGCGGCGCTGGTGGGGTCCGCGGCCGGCGATGTGGACGAGGCCTATGACCAAGGGGTGACCGGTATCTTCCCCATCCACCGCCAGCCCATGGCCCTTGAGGAGGCCATGGCCCACAGCGAGGAGGGGCTGCGTCTCACCACCCGGAATCTCCTCCATTTTATTGCCGGGCTGGAGCGCCGCGGCCCGAAATACCCCGCCTGA
- the cysS gene encoding cysteine--tRNA ligase codes for MHLYNSASHKKEEFVPNHPDIVKMYTCGPTVYHFAHIGNLRSYIMEDVLEKYLRYAGYNVKRVMNITDVGHLTSDADSGEDKMLKGARREHKTVMEIAQFYTDAFFEDCRRLNIKRPDVVEPATACIGEYIKIISRLLETGYAYRAGGNVYFDTSRLEKYYIFNDHDADDLAVGVREGVEEDTNKRNKNDFVLWFTQSKFEDQALKWDSPWGVGYPGWHIECSGISMKHLGEDLDIHCGGIDNAFPHHTNEIAQSEAYLGHKWCNYWMHVLHLNTTSGKMSKSKGEFLTVSLLEEKGYDPLAYRLFCLQSHYRKSLVFSWENLDNAAGAYGKLIGRVAALKDSGAAVDEESARAAREKFKAALDNDLNTSLAVTALYDVLKCQTNDETKLHLLGEFDQVLGLSLLEKAAEKRRAEESSAKSAAGGFLIQGEGDPEIDALVLQRAEAKKARNFAEADRIRDELNQQGIEITDLPGGAKWKRS; via the coding sequence ATGCATCTGTACAACTCCGCTTCCCACAAAAAAGAGGAATTCGTCCCCAACCACCCGGACATCGTAAAGATGTACACCTGCGGCCCCACGGTCTACCACTTTGCCCACATCGGCAACCTGCGCTCCTATATCATGGAGGATGTGCTGGAAAAATACCTGCGCTATGCGGGCTACAATGTGAAGCGGGTGATGAACATCACCGACGTGGGGCACCTAACCTCCGACGCGGATTCGGGCGAGGACAAGATGCTCAAGGGCGCCAGGCGGGAACACAAGACCGTCATGGAGATCGCCCAGTTTTACACCGACGCCTTTTTCGAGGACTGCCGCCGCTTAAACATCAAGCGCCCCGACGTGGTGGAGCCCGCCACAGCCTGCATCGGCGAGTATATCAAGATCATCTCCCGGCTGCTGGAGACCGGCTATGCCTATCGCGCCGGCGGCAATGTGTATTTTGACACCTCCAGGCTGGAGAAGTATTATATCTTCAACGACCACGACGCAGACGATCTGGCCGTGGGCGTCCGCGAGGGTGTGGAAGAGGACACAAACAAGCGCAACAAAAACGATTTTGTCCTCTGGTTCACCCAATCCAAATTTGAGGACCAGGCCCTCAAGTGGGACTCCCCCTGGGGCGTCGGCTATCCCGGCTGGCACATCGAGTGCTCCGGCATCTCCATGAAGCACCTTGGCGAGGACCTGGATATCCACTGCGGCGGCATTGACAACGCCTTCCCCCACCACACCAATGAAATCGCCCAATCCGAGGCCTATTTGGGCCACAAGTGGTGCAACTACTGGATGCATGTGCTGCATCTGAACACCACCTCCGGCAAGATGAGCAAATCCAAGGGCGAGTTTCTCACCGTGTCGCTGCTGGAGGAAAAGGGCTACGATCCCCTGGCCTACCGGCTGTTCTGCCTCCAGAGCCACTACCGCAAGTCCCTGGTGTTCTCCTGGGAGAACTTGGACAACGCCGCCGGGGCCTATGGGAAGCTCATCGGCCGCGTCGCCGCCCTGAAAGACAGCGGCGCCGCCGTGGACGAGGAATCCGCCAGGGCGGCGCGGGAAAAATTCAAGGCCGCCCTGGACAACGACCTGAACACCTCCCTGGCCGTCACCGCCCTCTACGACGTGCTCAAGTGCCAGACCAATGATGAGACCAAGCTCCATCTCCTGGGCGAATTCGACCAGGTCTTAGGGCTGAGCCTGCTGGAGAAGGCCGCAGAAAAGCGCAGGGCTGAGGAGTCCTCCGCCAAGTCCGCCGCCGGCGGCTTTCTCATCCAGGGCGAGGGAGACCCGGAGATCGACGCGCTGGTGCTGCAGAGGGCTGAGGCGAAAAAGGCCAGGAACTTTGCGGAGGCCGACCGCATCCGCGACGAATTGAACCAGCAGGGTATTGAGATCACCGACCTTCCCGGCGGCGCCAAGTGGAAGCGGAGCTGA
- a CDS encoding putative ABC transporter permease — protein sequence MPFFWYFLIYSLLGYGLEKVFAKATHAKKQNRKGFLLLPLCPVYGLGMAAVLSLPEELIRSPYHLFFWGTLTATAVEYAVHWFYDTVFGVCFWDYSGTFGTIRGRVCVPFSLIWGVLTTVAVVFLQPFIQIVAFRIPDWATYGALLLLTADLVFSARLLSLYHDTEMLNVHRLYSVSRQL from the coding sequence ATGCCGTTTTTCTGGTATTTTCTCATATATAGTCTCTTGGGCTACGGCCTGGAAAAAGTGTTTGCCAAAGCCACCCACGCGAAAAAGCAAAACCGGAAAGGGTTTTTGCTGCTGCCGCTGTGTCCCGTCTACGGACTGGGCATGGCGGCGGTGCTGTCGCTGCCCGAAGAGCTGATCCGCTCGCCCTACCATCTCTTCTTCTGGGGAACGCTCACCGCCACGGCGGTGGAATACGCCGTCCACTGGTTCTACGACACAGTTTTCGGCGTCTGTTTCTGGGACTATTCCGGCACCTTTGGAACTATAAGGGGCCGGGTCTGCGTCCCCTTTTCCCTGATCTGGGGCGTCCTCACCACAGTGGCCGTGGTCTTTCTCCAGCCCTTCATTCAGATTGTGGCCTTTCGCATTCCGGACTGGGCCACCTATGGGGCCCTGCTCCTTTTGACGGCGGACCTCGTCTTCTCGGCGCGGCTTTTATCCCTCTATCACGACACGGAGATGCTCAATGTTCATCGGCTGTATTCCGTTTCCCGGCAGCTGTGA